The Desulfotignum phosphitoxidans DSM 13687 DNA segment GCCGCATCAGGTCTCGCTGGATTTCCGAATAGATGTTGTCCCGGGCCAGCGGCAGGCTGGATTCAACAATGGATGAATGAATCTGGTGTTTGGATGCCCGGTAGGAGATGACATTGGTGATGAAAAAACCCGACAGCAGGATCAGGGTGAGGACAACGATCAACCGGGTGCGGATGGAAAAATAATGCATGGGACCCTTTGAATAAAAGTGTTTCAAACAGGATGTTTGTATATAAACATCATTTTGAATCAAAGGCAATCATTGATTTTAATTCATTGGTCCAAGCAAATAATCATGGTTGGCATTGAGAAAAAATGGTATGAACAACGTTTCAGGGCGATACAAGAGAAAAAGATGTCTCAAAAAATGACAGTAGAGTCAATCATATGAATCATACAAAGACAGGTCTCATGAAAATTGCCGCCATTCAGCTTTCTGTGATTGAAAATGATCCGGAAGCCATGGTTAAAAAAGCGGAAAAAGCCATTCGGTCATGCCCGGATGCGGATCTGGTGATATTGCCGGAAATCTGGCAGACCGGATTCATGTGCTTTGACCGGTATGAGGCCGATGCCCAGACCCTGGAGGACCCGCTGATCACTCGCCTGAAAATCCTGGCAAAAGAGATGAATGTGATGCTGCACACCGGCAGTTTTGTTGAAAAGGATAAAGACCGTCTGTACAACACCAGTGTGCTGGTATCGGCAGATGGAGACATTCTGGCGGTCTACCGGAAAATTCACCTGTTCGGATTTCAGTCACAAGAGACACAGATTCTGACCCCTGGGGACACACCCGTGGTCGTGGACACGCCGTTCGGATATCTGGGCATGGCCACCTGTTTTGACCTGCGGTTTCCCGAGCTGTTCCGGGCCATGGTGGATCAGGGCGCCACGATGTTTCTGGTGTGTTCGGCCTGGCCTTATCCCCGGCTTGAGCACTGGATTATGCTGAACCGGGTCCGGGCGCTGGAAAACCAGTGTCACCTGGTTTGCGCCAACTGCTGCGGGATGAACAACAACATCCAGTTTGTCGGTCACAGCATGGTGATAGATCCCTGGGGCACGGTTCTGGCCGGGGCCGGGGATGAAGAGGCGATCATAACGACCTCCATGGATCCCGCTGAAACCCGAATTGCCCGGCAAACCTTCCCGGGGCTTGCAAGCAGAAAGCCGTTTCTGAATCCGGAAAGGACTGGTGAGTGAGATGACAGCCAGACAGCGGCAGATTGTGTCCTCCGGAAGTTTTGTGATATCCAGAAAGCAGCCCCTTGTCCTGGATGCCTATCTGGGCAGTTGTGTGGGGGTGGCATTGTGGGATCCAGTCGCAGAAGTCGGAGGATTTCAGCATCTGCTTCTTCCGGAACCCATTGACGGGGGAACCCCCTGGCAGCCTGAAAAATATGCCAAAACCGGACTTCCTTTGTTCATTCAAGCACTTTGCAACCAGGGCGCTAACAAAACCCGGCTCAAGGCAACCGTGGCAGGAGGCGGGCTGATCGGTCCGGTTTCCCCGCTGGACCTGGATCTGGATATTGGTGGACGGACAGCTGAAATTGTGTGTAACCTGCTTGAAAAAGAAAAAATTCCTGTGATAGAACGTGAAATCGGGGGATTTTTCGGCTGCAAGATGAGCATGGATCTGTCATCAGGGGAAACCGGCATTTCCCCCTTGCTGAATCCAGGTGATTTCAAGACGTCGGCAGGACTGTTGCCGCCCACACCGGCCCAGCTTCAAGAAACCATTCAAAAAATCAAACCCATCCCCCAGGTTGTGCTCAAACTGTTGCGGATGCTTCATGATGATAAAGACAGCCTGAAAGATATGGCAAAACAGGTCAGACAGGACCAGGTGATCAGTGCCAGGGTCATTCAGCTTTGCAATAATGTGTTTTTCAGCTTGAAAATGAAAGCGGATTCCATTGATCGTGCCCTGGTCCTGCTGGGTGAAAAACAGTTTTTGCAGCTGGTATTATCCGCAACCATGAAAGATGTGTTTTGTGATGAAACGCATGGTTACTCGCTTTGCAAAGGCGGGCTTTACACCCATTCAGTTGGCATGGCCATGGCCTGTGAAAAAATGGCACAGCGGATATCCAGACAGATATCCCCATCGGTTGCCTATACAGCCGGGCTGCTTCACGATATCGGAAAAGTGGTTCTTGATCAGTATGTGGGGCAATTCCGGCCTTATTTTTATCGGGATATTTTTTGTAAGGCCCAGGATTTTCTAAGTGTTGAAAAAGCGTATTTTGACACCAACCACTCGGAAATTGGCATGTCTCTTGTCAAAGACTGGTCATTGCCCGAAATTCTGCATGATCCCATTGCCCGGCATCATGAACCTGAACTGGCAGACAAACAGCCGGAATTGACCGCTCTGGTCTATCTGGCCGATCTGATCTATTCCCGGTTTGTCATGGGACAGGAGCTGGAACGCATGAATACGGATGGGATCGCGTTTTCATTAAAGGTTTTGAACATCAGGCAAACGCAACTGCCGGCTCTGATCGATGAGGTGTGTTTGCCGTTTCATGGCATCAACTGAAGCATTTGTTTTCAAACAGCCGCCTGTCCCAAACATAAATTGACCCAATGGCCTTGTGCAATTTCAACTGCCGGGGCAATGACAGCAGAACGGTCAGGTCGCCTGGATGTTGAATCCGAATGCGTAAGGGTCAGTGGCATCCACCACAAATTGATGAAATCCGGTGATCCAGGCATTGCCGGTGATTTCCGGCACAATGGCGGGCCGGTCTCCCACCCTGGTTTCCCTTAAAATTTTTCCCATAAACTGGGTGCCGAATACACTTTGGTAGGCATAGGGTTCTTCCGGTTTGAGCCGGCCTTTATGATGCAGAAACGCCATTTTGGCGCTGGTGCCGGTGCCGCAGGGGGATCGGTCCACCTGCCCGGTTCCGAACACCACGATGTTCCGGGGGGGATCTGTGTTTTCATAAATTTCGGTCAATGCCACGGAGGCCGGCTGGCCTGAAACAGGATGACTAAAGCGGAATCGCTGATTCACCGCATCGCGAATGGCCAGCCCCAGGGCTTTCAATGCATCGATATGGACACGTGTCACCGGCAGGTTCAGGTGATCGGCATTGACCAGGGCAAAATAGTTGCCGCCATAAGCAATATCCACCGGGACTTTGCCGATGGCATCCAGCTCGATCTCCATGGATTCACAAAAAAAAGAGTCCCGGTTTTGGATGGTGACGCTGGTCACCCGGTTGTCTTTAATCACAGCCCGGGCATGGATCAGGCCGGCCGGGGTATCCAAAGCCAGGGTCCGGAGGTTGCTTTTTTCCTGAATGTCTCCGGACAGCATCCCGGTTTCCAGAAGCACCACCACAGCCCCCATGCTGCCGTGGCCGCACATGTCCAGATATCCGCCGCTGTCCATGAAGATCACGCCGGCATCAGCTTCGTCTGTGACCGGTTCCGTGAGGATGGCCCCGAACATGTCCTGGTGGCCTCTGGGTTCCAGCATGAGCATTTTCCGGATATGATCCCGGTGTTCAGACAGCCAGTTTTTTTTATCGATCATCTGGTTTCCGGGAATATGCGCCATGCCGGCGGTGACCACCCGGGTGGGTTCGCCCATGGTGTGCGTGTCAACCGTGGTGATGTTGTGAGTAAAATTCATGATGGTTTCCTTTTACAAAAAAACGCTGGATTCCAGATATGTGTGGCCTGGAATCCAGCGTAAGTGTCATGGTTTTAACCTTGTGAATATCTGATTTTACAGTGTTTATCTGAGGGCAAACACCTCTTCGGGCAGCCACAGGACGATCTGCGGAAAGAACAGGATCAGCAGCAACACAAACAGCTGAATGCAAAGGAACGGCAGAATCGATTTGTAGATATCCGCCATGCTCACCTCGGGCGGTGCCACCCCCTTGAGATAGAAAAGGGTGAACCCGAAGGGCGGGGTCAGATAATCCATCTGCACCTGGGTCATGAAAAGGACCCCGAACCAGACCGGGTCATATCCGAGATGGACTATGATGGGCAGAAACACCGGCACCGTGATCATGATCTGGGTGATCTCGTCCAGGAAGCACCCCAGAACGATCAGGGTGGCTATAATAATTCCAAAGATGAGCCATTTGTTTTCAAGGCCCAGCATCATGTCACCGATCAGGCCCTGGCCCCCGGTGCGGAAAAAGATACTGGTAAAACAGGCGGCCCCGAACAGGATCCACATGATCATGCCGTTGATGGACATGGTGCGGAAGCAGGCATCCTTGAGCACGTCCCAGGACAGGCGCCGGTTGATGGCGGCACTCAGAACCGCACCCCCGGCCCCGACCGCCGCGGCTTCCGTGGGAGAGGCCAGCCCGGCGAAAATGGATCCCAGTACCGAAACGATGATCAGCACGGGCAGCACCAGGCTCTTGGCCA contains these protein-coding regions:
- a CDS encoding carbon-nitrogen family hydrolase, whose translation is MNHTKTGLMKIAAIQLSVIENDPEAMVKKAEKAIRSCPDADLVILPEIWQTGFMCFDRYEADAQTLEDPLITRLKILAKEMNVMLHTGSFVEKDKDRLYNTSVLVSADGDILAVYRKIHLFGFQSQETQILTPGDTPVVVDTPFGYLGMATCFDLRFPELFRAMVDQGATMFLVCSAWPYPRLEHWIMLNRVRALENQCHLVCANCCGMNNNIQFVGHSMVIDPWGTVLAGAGDEEAIITTSMDPAETRIARQTFPGLASRKPFLNPERTGE
- a CDS encoding HDOD domain-containing protein; the protein is MTARQRQIVSSGSFVISRKQPLVLDAYLGSCVGVALWDPVAEVGGFQHLLLPEPIDGGTPWQPEKYAKTGLPLFIQALCNQGANKTRLKATVAGGGLIGPVSPLDLDLDIGGRTAEIVCNLLEKEKIPVIEREIGGFFGCKMSMDLSSGETGISPLLNPGDFKTSAGLLPPTPAQLQETIQKIKPIPQVVLKLLRMLHDDKDSLKDMAKQVRQDQVISARVIQLCNNVFFSLKMKADSIDRALVLLGEKQFLQLVLSATMKDVFCDETHGYSLCKGGLYTHSVGMAMACEKMAQRISRQISPSVAYTAGLLHDIGKVVLDQYVGQFRPYFYRDIFCKAQDFLSVEKAYFDTNHSEIGMSLVKDWSLPEILHDPIARHHEPELADKQPELTALVYLADLIYSRFVMGQELERMNTDGIAFSLKVLNIRQTQLPALIDEVCLPFHGIN
- a CDS encoding proline racemase family protein; this encodes MNFTHNITTVDTHTMGEPTRVVTAGMAHIPGNQMIDKKNWLSEHRDHIRKMLMLEPRGHQDMFGAILTEPVTDEADAGVIFMDSGGYLDMCGHGSMGAVVVLLETGMLSGDIQEKSNLRTLALDTPAGLIHARAVIKDNRVTSVTIQNRDSFFCESMEIELDAIGKVPVDIAYGGNYFALVNADHLNLPVTRVHIDALKALGLAIRDAVNQRFRFSHPVSGQPASVALTEIYENTDPPRNIVVFGTGQVDRSPCGTGTSAKMAFLHHKGRLKPEEPYAYQSVFGTQFMGKILRETRVGDRPAIVPEITGNAWITGFHQFVVDATDPYAFGFNIQAT